Below is a genomic region from Candidatus Zymogenus saltonus.
AGAGGGGCATCCCCTCCCTCTCAACCATTATCTCCCTCATCCCCCTCATAGCATAGCCGGCCGCCACTGCATTACCCAAGAGGGGAACTAAGTTTATCGCACATCCCAACAGGAACTTCAATGAAGTTTTTCTCCCGTTTACGGGATATATAAGAGTCTCTACTATTTTTTCCATACTCAATCCAATTAACGTCAAACAGAGCGGTTTCCCCTCCCCGCCCTATCGGTGCATCTAAAGGGGTATCCCCTGCCAAAAAAGGTCGAATCGGCACACTTCCGTATTTGTATCAAAGTATACTGCTTATGGTGTCTCTAACGATACTTGTGGCAATTTTGTTGTTTATTATTTCCAGAAATCCCCAGACAACGATTCCCCCGATGACGGTCATGACGGTGTAGGCCAGGATCGTCGTCTTGGGACACTCCATCAAAATGGAAAGGCCTTGATACAGGATGTAAATACCGTAAATGGCGATAATCAATCCGAGGAGAAATCCCGCCGTCGATCCTGTCAGGGACAGCCTGGGATGGATTGATAAAAACCCGCCGATGAGGGAGGGGGTACATGCGTAGGCGATGGTCTTGAACGCCTGAAGGAAGTTTTCCTTCCCGCCCATTTTGGGGGCCAATAGGTTCACGATCAAGGCAAGTATAAAAACTCCCCCAACGGTCAAAATATACTGTACCATCACATGGATCAGTGTGGATCCGACAGCTATCCTGATATTGCCCTCAGGGCCGCCCGAAAAGCCAACGGCCGTATATCCTATAAATGTCGTCATAAAGGGTACCAGGGCGAGCATGCAAAGATAGATCAGAGTCTGCTGGAGGGTATTGCGCTCTTCCTTTAACAAATAAAGAGTATCACCCGGCTTTAGCAAAAGCCCAAATATTTTTTCAACTATACTCATATTACCCCCATATAAACGATATTATAAAATAACTACGGTAAAACTACACCTGGAATCCATCCAGATCGGTATTTCTCTCTATTCAGGTCGTTAAAAACTTTAGAAAAAAACTTAAACATCAGTTAATGAAATTTTTGCAACCATCTCTATAGAATAGCGTTGAATAGAAATGTTGTCAAGAAAAAGAATTTACACAATATTACATCCTTTTACGAGCATATCACAAGGAAGAAAGCTTGTTCTCCGAGATTAGATGAACCCAGTTCCTCTTCATTACATCGATGGCCTCGTCCAATTTATCCACCCCGACG
It encodes:
- a CDS encoding YIP1 family protein, whose amino-acid sequence is MSIVEKIFGLLLKPGDTLYLLKEERNTLQQTLIYLCMLALVPFMTTFIGYTAVGFSGGPEGNIRIAVGSTLIHVMVQYILTVGGVFILALIVNLLAPKMGGKENFLQAFKTIAYACTPSLIGGFLSIHPRLSLTGSTAGFLLGLIIAIYGIYILYQGLSILMECPKTTILAYTVMTVIGGIVVWGFLEIINNKIATSIVRDTISSIL